One segment of Candidatus Eremiobacteraceae bacterium DNA contains the following:
- a CDS encoding GIY-YIG nuclease family protein, translating to MWHYVYLASTADGAFYCGYAADPVARVAAHNAGRGAKILRGKRPVKLAYVRRFRSRGDALRYEHALKARAHAHKKDLSRRWLALKGKP from the coding sequence GTGTGGCACTACGTCTACCTCGCGTCGACCGCCGACGGAGCCTTCTACTGCGGTTACGCCGCTGACCCCGTCGCGCGTGTCGCCGCTCACAACGCCGGCCGGGGCGCCAAGATCCTGCGAGGCAAACGGCCGGTGAAACTCGCATACGTACGGCGCTTCCGCTCGCGCGGCGACGCGTTGCGATACGAACACGCGCTCAAGGCGCGAGCGCACGCGCACAAGAAAGACCTATCCCGTCGTTGGCTCGCTTTGAAAGGAAAGCCGTAA
- a CDS encoding methyltransferase domain-containing protein — protein sequence MSDQAGTLRELLHHDTAYEPGAHVLECGCGTGAQTVILATESPTARITAVDISDASIEQARVRINRSGCRNVEFQRADIFDLPFEDERFDHAFVCFVLEHVGRAQDALRSIRRVLRPGGTVTVIEGDHGSWYCYPQTTESKRVVECLIEVQAKLGGDALIGRRLYPLLYQTGFVDVHVSPRMVHVDGGRPDLIEGFSRNTFIAMVEGVRDQALSLGLIDDPAWQKGIADLYRATEADGTFSYTFFKGRGTK from the coding sequence TTGAGCGATCAAGCCGGCACGCTGCGCGAGCTGCTCCACCACGACACCGCGTACGAGCCGGGCGCCCACGTCCTCGAATGCGGCTGCGGCACCGGCGCTCAAACGGTGATCCTCGCCACGGAAAGTCCGACCGCACGGATCACGGCGGTCGACATCTCCGACGCATCGATCGAGCAGGCGCGCGTGCGCATCAACCGCAGCGGCTGCCGCAACGTCGAATTCCAGCGGGCTGACATCTTCGACTTGCCGTTCGAAGACGAGCGCTTCGATCACGCCTTCGTGTGCTTCGTATTAGAGCACGTCGGTCGTGCCCAAGATGCGCTGCGTTCGATCCGGCGCGTCTTGCGGCCCGGCGGAACCGTCACCGTCATCGAGGGCGATCACGGTTCGTGGTATTGCTATCCGCAGACCACGGAGTCAAAGCGGGTCGTCGAGTGTCTCATCGAGGTCCAAGCAAAACTCGGCGGCGATGCGCTCATCGGCAGACGGCTCTATCCCCTCCTCTATCAAACCGGCTTCGTCGACGTTCATGTCAGTCCGCGGATGGTCCACGTCGATGGCGGCCGGCCGGATCTGATCGAAGGGTTCTCGCGGAACACGTTCATCGCGATGGTCGAAGGCGTCCGGGATCAAGCGCTGTCGCTCGGACTCATCGACGATCCGGCGTGGCAGAAGGGGATCGCGGATCTCTATCGCGCGACCGAAGCGGACGGCACGTTCAGCTACACGTTTTTCAAAGGGCGCGGTACCAAATAG
- a CDS encoding SprT family zinc-dependent metalloprotease produces the protein MQNILAASRRQLPSEGDLQLLFARLNATHFGGSLAAHRIAYNSRLTSVAGRITYRPPVIELSTRLLAPNPDALTATLLHEMIHAWLHVRRLPSGHGVHFKRKMREVGLPSIYHSLPVPRRRSRLRYGLTCPRCFVTLIRRRRPGVPVSCARCSPSRYDPRVRMSVRRLT, from the coding sequence GTGCAGAACATCCTCGCCGCAAGCCGCCGGCAGCTGCCGTCGGAAGGCGACCTCCAGTTGCTTTTCGCGCGCCTGAACGCGACGCACTTCGGCGGATCGCTCGCCGCGCATCGGATCGCGTACAACTCGCGCCTCACCTCGGTCGCCGGCCGGATCACCTACCGGCCGCCGGTCATCGAACTATCGACGCGACTGCTCGCGCCGAATCCCGACGCGCTGACCGCGACGCTTCTCCACGAGATGATCCACGCGTGGCTTCACGTCCGTCGATTGCCGAGCGGGCACGGCGTTCACTTCAAGCGGAAGATGCGTGAGGTCGGACTGCCGAGCATCTATCATTCACTGCCCGTACCGCGTCGTCGCAGCCGGTTGCGCTACGGACTGACGTGCCCTCGCTGCTTCGTGACGCTCATCCGGCGGCGGCGTCCAGGCGTGCCGGTCTCGTGCGCACGGTGTTCGCCGTCACGCTACGATCCGCGCGTACGGATGTCTGTTCGCCGCCTTACCTAG
- a CDS encoding TIGR00266 family protein, with protein sequence MDHRVIGTTMPVLEIMLQPGETIVAEPGELSWISGSVQMKTSTMGAGAKGVLGVFKRVFAGGGLFMTEYSSQGGPGMVAFATKLPGQILPVDITPGSAYLIHRGGFVCSTPGIEIGVGFQRSLGTGIFGGDGFFLQKLSGQAQAWVELSGEVVVYDLTPGQTLLVHPGHVGMFQQSVNFDITVVPGIANVLFGNQGLFLARLSGPGRVWLQSLTLPGLAHALSAYLGRETQTQATVSGGLGGAVAGSILKDLLGGS encoded by the coding sequence ATGGATCATCGCGTCATCGGTACCACGATGCCGGTCCTCGAGATCATGCTGCAACCCGGCGAGACGATCGTCGCCGAACCGGGCGAGCTGTCGTGGATATCGGGCAGCGTCCAGATGAAGACGTCGACGATGGGCGCCGGCGCGAAGGGCGTGCTGGGCGTCTTCAAGCGAGTTTTCGCGGGCGGCGGATTGTTCATGACCGAGTATTCGTCGCAAGGCGGCCCCGGCATGGTCGCATTCGCGACGAAACTGCCCGGCCAGATCCTGCCGGTCGATATCACGCCCGGCTCGGCGTACCTCATCCATCGCGGCGGCTTCGTATGCTCGACGCCCGGCATCGAGATCGGCGTCGGTTTCCAGCGGTCGCTCGGCACGGGCATCTTCGGCGGTGACGGATTCTTCTTGCAGAAGCTGAGCGGGCAAGCGCAGGCGTGGGTCGAGCTGAGCGGCGAGGTCGTCGTCTACGATCTCACTCCGGGTCAGACGCTGCTCGTGCATCCAGGCCACGTCGGGATGTTCCAGCAGTCGGTCAATTTCGACATCACCGTCGTGCCGGGAATCGCGAACGTGCTCTTCGGCAATCAAGGTCTTTTCTTGGCGCGACTGTCTGGGCCGGGCAGGGTCTGGCTGCAGTCGCTGACGCTGCCGGGGCTCGCCCACGCGTTGTCGGCGTATCTCGGGCGTGAGACGCAGACCCAGGCGACCGTGAGCGGCGGCCTCGGCGGTGCCGTGGCGGGTTCGATCCTTAAGGATCTGCTGGGCGGAAGTTAA
- a CDS encoding sulfite exporter TauE/SafE family protein — protein MHWYEAAGLIALGLFAGGYGSMVGLGGGFMLVPAFLILHYDSRVAAGTSIFVVLLNAASGSIQYLRQRRVDIRSAIVFAVAGIPGAWLGAAIDQVVPQRVFLFVFAALLAWAAIRLLTTSKLAHEELSAEALRDDEPRPGLDDESRGIITRDFHDRQGIRHTYRFNLAGGVLISIGAGFIASALGVGGGLVQVPAMIYLFAFPPHVAIATSTLVIALTALFGTASHALYGDVAWVPALLVGAGAVVGAQVGARIAKRVPEKPLLRLLAFAVILTAAKLIWDALSL, from the coding sequence ATGCACTGGTACGAAGCCGCAGGGCTCATCGCGCTCGGACTTTTCGCGGGCGGCTACGGTTCGATGGTCGGCTTGGGCGGCGGCTTCATGCTCGTGCCTGCGTTCTTGATATTGCACTACGACTCGCGCGTCGCGGCCGGAACGTCGATCTTCGTCGTGCTGCTCAACGCCGCATCGGGATCGATCCAATACTTGCGGCAGCGTCGGGTCGACATCCGCAGCGCGATCGTCTTCGCCGTGGCGGGCATCCCTGGAGCGTGGCTGGGCGCAGCGATCGATCAGGTGGTACCGCAGCGCGTCTTCCTCTTCGTCTTCGCGGCGCTGCTCGCTTGGGCTGCCATCCGATTGCTGACGACGTCGAAGCTGGCGCACGAGGAGCTCAGCGCCGAGGCGCTTCGCGACGACGAACCGCGACCGGGTCTCGACGACGAATCGCGCGGCATCATCACGCGCGATTTCCATGACAGGCAAGGCATCCGCCACACGTATCGCTTCAATCTCGCGGGCGGCGTATTGATCAGCATCGGCGCGGGCTTCATCGCGAGCGCGCTCGGCGTCGGCGGAGGCCTCGTCCAAGTGCCGGCGATGATCTACTTGTTCGCCTTTCCGCCGCACGTGGCAATCGCGACGTCGACGCTCGTCATCGCGCTCACCGCACTCTTCGGCACGGCATCGCATGCGTTGTACGGCGACGTCGCGTGGGTGCCGGCGCTGCTGGTTGGCGCGGGTGCCGTCGTCGGCGCGCAGGTCGGCGCACGGATCGCGAAGCGCGTGCCTGAAAAGCCGCTCTTGCGGCTGCTCGCATTCGCGGTGATCCTAACCGCAGCCAAACTCATCTGGGACGCGCTCTCGCTCTAG
- a CDS encoding UbiX family flavin prenyltransferase translates to MPIYVVGITGASGTIYGVRALEVLRAVPDASIHLVLTTAARRTMEVETSYTPSDVERLAHVVHDPNDLAAPISSGSFKTDGMLVAPCSIKTASEIAYSMNDTLLVRAADVMLKERRKLVLMVRETPLHLGHLRTLERLAEIGAIIVPPIPGFYSKPKTVDDIINHSVGKALDALGVSNEIFTRWTGA, encoded by the coding sequence ATGCCAATCTACGTCGTCGGGATCACGGGGGCGAGCGGCACGATCTACGGCGTGCGTGCGCTCGAGGTCTTGCGTGCCGTGCCGGATGCATCGATCCATCTCGTGCTCACGACCGCCGCGCGGCGGACGATGGAGGTCGAGACCTCATACACACCGTCTGACGTCGAGCGTCTCGCTCACGTCGTCCACGATCCGAACGATCTCGCGGCTCCGATCTCGAGCGGATCCTTCAAGACGGACGGCATGCTCGTCGCGCCGTGTTCGATCAAGACCGCGTCGGAGATCGCGTACAGCATGAACGACACGCTGCTCGTGCGTGCGGCGGACGTGATGCTCAAAGAACGACGCAAGCTTGTCCTCATGGTACGCGAGACGCCGCTTCATCTCGGTCATCTTCGCACGCTTGAAAGACTGGCAGAGATCGGCGCGATCATCGTGCCGCCGATCCCCGGATTCTACTCGAAGCCGAAGACCGTCGACGACATCATCAACCATTCGGTGGGCAAAGCGCTCGACGCGCTCGGCGTGTCGAACGAGATCTTCACGCGCTGGACCGGGGCGTAA
- a CDS encoding bifunctional 3-deoxy-7-phosphoheptulonate synthase/chorismate mutase, whose product MALYSARKGFNVGLTVGGINLNQGFHVMAGPCSVESAEQVEATAAHLAAKGVRILRGGAYKPRTSPYSFQGLEEAGLRMLATAAQKSGMITVSEVMDTDTIPLVAEYIDVLQVGARNMQNFSLLKRLAAQKKPVLLKRGMSATIEEFLLAAEYVLQGNDRVVLCERGVRSFDTITRNMLDLAGAAVLRQMSHLPVIVDLSHSTGRTDIIVPLARACVALGAEGIMVEVHPDPLTAMCDADQALSLAEATDLLDAIEPWVALRMRLEGSRTAAPAPGVAAGA is encoded by the coding sequence ATGGCGCTGTACAGCGCGCGCAAAGGCTTCAACGTCGGGCTCACGGTCGGGGGCATCAACCTCAATCAGGGCTTCCACGTAATGGCCGGTCCGTGCAGCGTCGAGTCGGCGGAACAGGTGGAAGCGACCGCCGCGCACCTTGCCGCCAAGGGCGTGCGCATCCTGCGCGGCGGCGCATACAAGCCGCGCACGTCGCCGTATTCGTTCCAAGGACTCGAAGAAGCCGGGCTGCGCATGCTCGCGACCGCGGCGCAGAAGAGCGGCATGATCACCGTCTCCGAGGTGATGGACACGGATACGATCCCGCTCGTCGCCGAGTACATCGACGTGCTCCAAGTCGGCGCGCGCAACATGCAGAACTTCTCGCTCTTGAAGCGGCTCGCAGCGCAGAAGAAGCCGGTGCTGCTCAAGCGCGGCATGTCGGCGACGATCGAAGAGTTCTTGCTCGCCGCCGAATACGTGCTGCAAGGCAACGATCGCGTCGTCCTGTGCGAGCGCGGCGTCCGTTCGTTCGATACGATCACCCGCAACATGCTCGATCTCGCCGGCGCTGCGGTGCTGCGTCAGATGAGCCATCTGCCGGTCATCGTCGACCTCTCGCACTCGACCGGCCGCACGGACATCATCGTGCCGCTCGCCCGCGCATGCGTCGCGCTGGGCGCCGAGGGCATCATGGTCGAGGTGCATCCCGATCCGCTGACGGCTATGTGCGACGCAGACCAAGCGCTGTCGCTCGCCGAGGCGACCGACCTTCTCGACGCCATCGAGCCATGGGTCGCGCTTCGCATGAGGCTCGAAGGATCTCGCACCGCGGCGCCGGCTCCCGGCGTTGCCGCGGGCGCCTGA